The DNA segment ATTAGTGTCATCTGTTTGAAAAGGTAAGTCTATTTTCTTTTCAGGGCGAAGAAATTCCAACATTTCTGTATAATGTGCTTGAATTGCATCGATTTTTAGCGGGAATGTGCCGGAGATTGTCCATATTTGTTTTTCTTGATTTAATTCTATTTTGTTTAGATAAGGTTTCATTTAATTCTCCCTCGGATAGTATTTAACACCATTTTATCATAAATTTTTAAATACCACTAAATAAAAATATTTATTTAAATTTACGGAAAAATAATTAATTTCATTCTGTAAATTTGTCTAAATAATTAACAAAAATGTGGTAACTATTGAAATCATCTGTTTTGTAATACTTCTGTAACTTACTATAGCATAAAGTTTGGTAAAATATAGGACAGTAATATAATTTAAGGAGTGGTTTGAAAATAATGATAAATAAAAAGTGGATGAAAATTGTAATGATACCAATGTTAGTTGTTCCAATGTACGGAGTGACAACTCTAGGTAGCCAATTACAAGATTCATTAACTGGAAAAAATTCCTTTGTTAAAGACGTAGAAGCTGCTACAACAGAGCAACAGACGTTTATCAACAAACTTGCACCCGCAGCTCAGGCATCTCAAGAAAAATATAAACTTCTGTCTAGTATAACTTTAGCTCAAGGGATTCTAGAATCTAATTGGGGAAAAAGTGGACTTGCAACAAAAGGTAATAATTTATTCGGAATAAAAGGAAAATACAATAACCAATCTGTAATTATGCAAACTTCTGAATATGTTAATGGACAGTGGATAAAAGTTGATGCAGAATTTCGTAAATATCCAAGTTGGAATGAATCAGTTACTGACCATACCTTATTACTTGTAAATGGTACTTCTTGGAATAGAGACTTATATAAAAAAGTTGTTAATGCAACAGATTATAAAGTAGCTGCAAATGAACTTCAAAAAGCTGGATATGCTACAGATCCAAATTATGCTTCCAGTTTAATCCGAGTAATTGAGACTTATGATTTAGCAAAATACGATGTTTTATATGATAAAATTCTCACTCAAAAATCTATCTCAGAGAAAGCCACTGTGACAAATCCAACTGGGAACGGTATATGGTCTTTACCCTATAAAGTTAAGGGAGTAGCGTCTGTTGGTCCAGCTAGTGGATATGCTAATAAAGATATTGATTTGATTTCTGTGGCTACTACAAAAAGAGGAACTTATTATCAATTTAAATATAATGGTAAAGTGATTGGCTGGCTTGATGGAAAGGCACTAACTATTTATGATAAAGTAAATTATGACAAGTCTTATGTAGGAAGAGCGAAAATATCAAGTCCAACTAGTAATGGTATTTGGTCTAAACCATATAACATATATGGACGTGAATTTGTGGCAAATGCAACCACATATGCACAACAAGAAATAAAACTTTTACGTGAAGCGCAAACTGCAAAAGGCACATATTATCAATTTAGTATCAATAATAAAATAATTGGTTGGATTGATAAAAGAGCTTTAACAATTTATCCTTATGATTCCATTATCTCAAGTAAAAATGTGAATCTAGCTGGGCAAATTACTAACCCAACTGGAAATGGTATTTGGTCTAAGGCATACAAGTTAGAGGGCACAACTTCTGTTGCACCAGCTTCTAAATATGCCAATCAGGATGTTAATATTAATCAACAAATTGAAACTCAACATGGTAGTTATTATAATATTAGTATCAATGGTAAAAATATCGGTTGGTTAGATCAAAAAGCTCTTACACTTTATGATGTAGAAGAATATAATAAAGCAGTTTCATTTGATGGTACCATTAAAAATGTTAAGAGTAACACAATATGGACTAAGCCTTATCGAACAGTTGGCACAAAATCAGTTGGTCCAGCCGAAGCATATTTAAACAAAGATGTTCAAATAATTCGCGAAGCCAAAACACCAAAAGGTACTTACTATCAATTTAAATCAGCTGGTAAAGTGATTGGTTGGTTGGATCAAAAAGCTTTCGAAATATATGACAACATTCTTTATAATAAAGTTGTCAATATGGAGGCTGTAGTTGAGAATGTAACTGGTAACGCTGTTTGGTCAGCTCCATATAAGAGTAAAGGTGTCCAAGGGATAACTACGGCAAACACATACAAAGATAAAACAGTTAAATTAACTCGAGAAGCTCAGACAAGTAGAGGAACGTATTATGAGTTTAGCTATAACGGCAAAGTGATAGGCTGGTTAGATAAGAAAGCATTTAAATTCTATAATACATTAGAATATGATGAAGTTTACAATAGAGATGCTATAATTACTAATGTAACCGGAAATACAGTTTGGACATTACCATATCAAATCTATGGCACTAAAGCTGTTAATCCTGCAGCAACATATAAAAACCAACAAGCAAGAATTACAAGAAAAGCTAAAACCGAAAGGGGTATCTACTACCAATTTAGCATTAATGGAAAAAATATCGGTTGGCTAGATGAGAAAGCATTTGATGTTTATGATGAAATTGAGTATAACAAAAACATTAAGTTAACTGGTATACTAAGTAATGCTTCAGGAAATGCTATTTGGTCAGAACCTTACCGAGTTATTGGAACGAAAAATGTCGGGCAAGCAACATCTTATGCAAATAAAACTGTACAATTAGTGAAAGAAGCTAAGACAACACGTTCCACTTATTATCAAATGAGTATTAATGGAAAAGTAATTGGTTGGGTAGATAAACGCGCGTTCACAAATGTTAAATAAATGAGAAGAAGTAGAGTATCTATTTATAGGTATTTCTACTTCTTTTTTTTCAATGTTGAAAATAAGTATTAAATAAGATATGCTGTATATATTGATTTTTTATTGAAAGAAGAATTTAAGGAGTTGTTTAAGAATGGAAAAACCATTTTTAACCATTGTAGTTCCATGCTATAACGAAGAAGCAGTTCTCGGGGAAACTGTAATTCAGTTAACAAAGATTTTGGATACTTTAGTGGATAAAGCAGAAATTAGTGAAAAAAGTAAGATTATGTTTGTGGATGACGGAAGTAAAGACAAGACATGGGAACTAATAGATGGGTTCACAAAAGAACTAAAATACATAACGGGTCTTAAACTTAGCCGTAATTATGGTCATCAGGGTGCTTTATTAGCAGGTTTGACTTCAGCTTATGAAGCTTCGGATTGTGTGATTTCTATTGACGCAGATTTACAAGATGATGTAAATGCGATTATCCCTTTTGTTGAGAAATTTAATCAAGGGTATGAAGTTGTATATGGAGTTCGTGATAAAAGAGACACGGATACATTTTTTAAAAGAAATACTGCACTTGGATTTTATAAAGTAATGGAAAAACTAGGTGTCAAAATGGTTCCTAATCATGCAGATTATCGTTTGTTAAGCAAACGAGCTTTAGGAGAGTTTTTAAAATATAAAGAAGAAAATATGTTTATCCGTGGAATAATTCCTTTGTTAGGATTTAAATCAACTAAAGTGTATTATAATCGAAATGAACGTTTTGCGGGTGAATCCAAATACCCACTAAAGAAAATGTTAATGTTTGCTGTAGATGGTATTACGTCCTTTAGTATTACACCAATTAGATTTTTATTAACGATAGGAGTATTAATGTTTATAATTGGCGTGGGGTTAGGAATATACGCTATTGTACAGAAAATACTAGGAGAAGTTGTAATAGGGTGGACTTCGTTAATGGTTTCTCTATGGTTAATTGGAGGTATTCAATTAATTGCAATAGGTGTCTTAGGTGAATATATTGGTAAAATATTTAAAGAGGTTAAGGCAAGACCTCGTTTTACTATTGAAGATAATTTATTTGAAGAAAAATATAAAGCTGAAAATTTAAAATAAGTAGGGGAAAAAAGTGCAGATTAAAAAAAATTTAGGTTTTGTATTTTATGGAGTATTCATTTTTATATTTGGTTATTTGTTAGTAAGAAGTATAATTAATCCATTAAATGTTGATTACAGTAATTTTTTTATACTTTTATTATTTAGTATAACTATTTTATTTATTATGTTAGCTTTTTTTCAATTATTTAGTCGTCTTAATCGTAGAAGTGATATATTAGTGACGGCAATTTTAATAATAACATTGGTCTCAATACAAGTTTACTTAATGTTTGCGCTTCAAATGGATGCTTTTGCTGACAGTTTTGGTATAAAAGGTCAAGCAGTACAAATGCTACAAAACGGTGGAATGTTCACAGGAGACAGTTATTTTCTTGTATATCCGAATAATGTTTTAACTACAATAATCAGATATGGATTATATAATTTCGGAGCAGGTATAGGTATCACTAATACTTATCTCCTTGAATGTGGTTTTGTTATTTTATGTATGAATATCACTTTCTTTACATTGTTTTATATTATTCGAAAAGAAGTTGGTATAAAATATAGCAACATTTACTTATTGATAATATTGTTTTGTGTTCCTTTTTATGGGTATTTGAGTTATTTTTATTCAGATACACTTGTGCTACCTTTTGCTGCACTAATTCTATTGTTTTATTATTTTTATACAAAAAATAATAAATGGTTTTATTTTATAATTATTGGAGTCTTATTTGCTATTGGGTATCATATAAAACCAAATTTAATAATTATGTTACCAGCGATTATTATTCATTTGTGTTTCATAAGAAATTGGCGAAAAACATTATTAAATTCAGCTATCATCTTAATTGTTTTTGCAGGTGTGAACACACTCTATAATCCATTAACAGAAAGATATGGTTTTGAACGTGATAATAGTTTAGAGTTTCCTCAATCGCATTGGGTTATGATGGGGTTAAAGGGGCCAGCAGGGAGATATAATAGTTCAGAATTTCTTTATACGAAGCAATTTGATACAAAAGAAAAAAAACAAGAAGCTAATAAAAAAATAATAAAGGAAAGAATAACATCATATGGGCCTGTAAAGTTATTAAAACTTTATAATATGAAAATGTTATCTACTTGGACAGATGGCACAAGAGCATATAGTTGGTATGTTAATTCCGCTAAAGAATACCCAGCTGCATATGATTTTTTATTCGGTGATAAAAAAGTATTTGCAGATGCGTTTTCTCAGATATTCCATATTATTAATTTAATACTAATTATTTTAGGCGCGCTAAGGTTTTACAAAAAGCAAGAATTTGATTTATCTTTTTTAATTAATATTACTTTAATTGGTGTTTGGCTATTTCATCTATTATGGGAGGCTAATCAAAGGTATATTCTTTTTGTTACACCTCTTATGATTATGTCGGCTATGTACGGTTTTAAATTCTTAGTAGAACTACTTTATACAAAAGACAAAATTCCTGTTATTAAACAAACGACTAGAAAACCATTTTTAATAGTATGTTTTGTTGTGTTCATATTGAGTATAGTCACTATTATTTATGGAGTTAAGCCAATAGCTGTTGATAAACAAAACACCAACCATTATTTAGTAAACCAAAGCTATGCATATTTACAAGTACCAGTTGATTCGAAAAATGCTGTTTCACAAACTTTTAAAGCAGATGAAAAATTTAATAATGTTGGTATTTATGTTTTAAAAGCTCCAAATAAAAATAATAAATATAAAATTAGAATAACCAACAAAGATGAAAATAAAATAATTTCTGAGAAAGTGTATTCTTCTTCTTCCTTTAAATCAGGGAAATATTTCCCAATCGAAGTAAATGAAAAGCCAAAAAAGAATACAGAGTACAGTATACAAATTTTAGCAACAAACGGTAACAAAGGTGAAGCTTTAATGTTAGGTAAGTATCAACAAAAAGGGTTTGATCTATATAGTGATGGAGCAATGTATATAAATGGAAAAAATCAAGTTAATGAAGATATTGGGTTTGTCGTATCTGAAAATACTAAATCGCCATTGATTCCATGGTATAGCTATTCACTTATTATAATTATTTTTGTTGGTGTTTTATCATTAAGTTTCTTAACTTTTAAACAGAGAAATGATTAGATTTAAATAAAAAGGATATACACTTAGCTGTTAAGCTAAATGTATATCCTTTTATTTTTTATCCTTCGAGTGAATTTCTGCATAAAGCTGATCTACCAATTTTGCAACATCATCCTTAATTTCTGGATGCTTTAAAGCAAATTGCATGGTCGTCTTGATAAAACCGAATTTATCACCAACATCAAAGCGTTCTCCTTCAAAATCATAAGCAAAAACTCGTTGAATTTCATTTAAACTGTTGATAGCGTCAGTTAATTGGATTTCGCCACCAGCACCAGGTTTTTGTGTTTCTAAGAAGTCAAAAATCTGCGGTGTTAGTAGATATCTACCAAGAATAGCAAGGTCAGAAGGCGCTGCACTTGGATCAGGCTTTTCTACAAAACCATTTACATTGTATAGGTTTTTACTATATTCATCAATTGGATCGATAATGCCATAACGATAAGTTTCTTCATGAGGAACCGTTTGAACTCCAATGATAGAACTATGTGTTTTTTCGTATTGATCTATTAACTGTTTTGCACATGGTGTTTTTGCTTGAACAATGTCATCACCTAACATAACAATAAATGGCTCATTACCCACAAACCCTCTAGCTTGAAGAATCGCATCACCAAGTCCTTTAGGTTTAGATTGACGAATGAAGTGAAGGTTAATATTTGTTGTTTCTTCAATTAAATGAAGTAATTCTAGTTTGTTTTTTTCGCGTAGGTTAAGCTCAAGTTCAGGAACGGAGTCAAAGTGGTCTTCAATAGCTCTTTTTCCTTTACCAGTAACGATTAGAATATCTTCAATTCCAGATTCTACCGCTTCTTCTACTATGTATTGAATGGTTGGCTTGTCTACTATTGGAAGTATTTCTTTAGGCATTGCTTTTGTGGCAGGCAGAAATCTCGTCCCTAATCCTGCTGCTGGAATGACTGCTTTTTTTACTCTCATTATAACGCTCCTTTGAATAATAATACTACTGTAACTAGATTCATTATACGCTATTCAATGATTGTAATTCAAGCTGAATACTAAAAGAGACAGTTTTACTATGTTATCTTGACATTTATGGGCAATTGTAATAGATTGAAGAAAGTAAATAAAATGTATAAAGGGAGATTAAGCATGCTCTATGAGATTATAAAAGAATCAAAAATAGCAGAACCAAAAATTTCTGTTATAGTTCCAGTTTATAATGTAATTAGTTATATTGATGAAACGATTAATTCCTTACTAAGCCAAACCTTAAAAGAAATTGAAATAATTTTAGTTGATGACGGTTCTTCTGATGGAAGTTTTGAAAGAATTATTGATTACGGGGAACGTCATGATAATATTTGTGTCGCAAAAGAACCTAACGCCGGACCTGGTATGGCTCGTAATAACGGTTTAAGCATCGCTAAAGGTAAATACATTAGTTTTGTTGACTCTGATGACATTCTCCCTGAAAGAGCGCTAGAAATCATGTATGAAGCTGCTGAGAAAGAGCAAGTTGGTGTAGTTACTGGTATATCTGTCAGCTTTAACAACAGTCGCTCATGGTTTATTGGCGGGCACTTTAAAAAAGGTGTTTTCAAAAAAGGTCGTAAATCACTTCTCCAAAACCCCGAAATGCTATATACATTAGGACCGTGTAATAAACTTTATCGCCGAGATATGGTTCAAGATATTCGTTTCCCTAATTCAATTAAAGTTGCAGAAGATCACCCATTTGTTATTGAAGCTTATTTGAAATCTGAAAATATTTATACAGTAGATGAAATAATATATAATTATAGGGCACGTGAAGATGAAGGGGATATCTCACTATCTCAAATCGTTACATCAGATCCTTATGTGAGTTTCAAAGATATCATTGCCAGCATCAAACTTTCAGATGCTCTTTTAAAACAATATGTGACGAATCCAATTGCACTTCAAAAAATTAGAATAGATTATTATGACCGGATTATTTCAACAGATATTTGGCCTGCCTATAAAGGGATTTTGTTGAGCGGAAGCGCGGAAACGCAAATTAAAATGTTCGATGCTTTTCGTGAATTATTAGATTCGATGGATTTTCATTTGTATAATAACCTAGGCGTATTTCAGCGTTTGCTTACATTTGAAACAATTAATCGCTACACATTTATTAAAGAAAAGGCGCGCTCAAGTTATTTGAGAGCTGTAAGATTAGCCTATGAAAAATTAGATCCAGGTTCTTTAAATAAATTGTTATCATCAGAGTTTCCTAAAGAAGTTCGTGCTGGCGAAAAAGCTGCTAAACGAAACTCAATCAAACCAATCTATAACCGTCTTGTTACTCGTAAAATTGGTTCGACAATTAAACTTGGATATGAAAAAGTTATCGCCGAAAATTGGAAAAAATTATCTGGAGTTGCGCGTAATTTTTATGCGCGTAGAATTTCTTTTCCGTTTTATAAATTAGCTAAGAAAGAACGTAAAATAGTCTTTCTAACTAATAAGCATGATGTGCTTGCTGATTCTTTTAAAGCTGTATATGATGAAGTTATCTTGCAAAAACCAGATTATAAAGTGGTAGGGTATCTAAAACAACCAAAACGTTCTATTTTGGAATTGCTAAAAATGTACAAAGACATTGCAACCGCTGAATATATCTTTTTAGATGATTATTATCGTCAAATATATGGACTAACACTTCGCAAAGATACAGAAGTGATTCAACTTTGGCATGCCGCAGGAGCTTTTAAAAAGTTTGGTTTTAGTTCCATAGGTTATGCAGATAGTAATACAGAAAGTTTTGAACGTGATGCACATAAAAACTATTCAAAAGTAGTTGTATCTTCAAGTGAAATAGTGCCATTTTATGCAGAAGCATTTGGAGTAGACGAAAAGAATGTGTTACCACTAGGCGTTCCACGAACAGATCGTTTCTTTAATGAAGAGTACAAAACTTACATTAAAACTGTTTTTGAAGGTAAATATCCAGCTTTGAAGAATAAAAAAATCATCACATATGCACCAACTTTCCGTGGCGGTCCAGGTGAACGTCAACAATTTATTATGAACTTGAACATTCGTCGTCTGGCTGAACAATTAGGTGATGAATATGCACTTATTTTAAAAATGCATCCATCTGTTGTTAGAGGAGTCGGAATCCCATTTGATTTACAAGAATTCGCATTTAATATGAGCGGGGAAGACATTAACGATGTTTTAATTAATACGGACATTTTAATTACCGATTATTCATCCGTAGTCTTTGATTTCTCGATAATGGAAAAACCAATTCTTTTCTATGCTTATGATTTGGAAAATTATTTAGGAGAGCGTAATTTCTATTATAATTTTGAAGAATTTGTTCCGGGGCCAATTGTTCGGACAAATGAAGAAGTAATTAGCGCAATTAAATCAAATGATTTTGATCTTCATAAAGTTCGCACGTTTAAAGAGAGATTCTTTGATGATTTAGACGGCCATTCTGCAGAACGAATTGTGAAAGAACTTATTAAGTAAGATTTAACACTGGAATTGTGGTATAATAAACACTGTTAAAAAAACAGTTAAAGGAGATTAGAGGATGATATACGCTCAAATTTTAGCTGGAGGAAAAGGCACGCGAATGGGAAATGTTAGCATGCCAAAACAATTTCTACCTCTAAATGGTAAACCGATTATTGTTCATACGGTAGAAAAATTTATTTTAAACACACGTTTTGATAAAATTATTATTTCTTCTCCAAAAGAATGGATGAATCATGCGGAGGATAATATTAAAAAATATATTTCTGATGACCGCATTGTAGTAATCGAAGGTGGGGAAGACCGTAACGAAACAATTATGAATGGCATTCGTTTTGTAGAAAAAACGTATGGCTTAAATGATGATGATGTAATTATTACTCATGATGCAGTTCGTCCGTTTTTAACACATCGAATTATTGAAGAAAATATAGAAGCTGCACTTGAAACTGGAGCAGTTGATACTGTCATTGAAGCGCTTGATACAATTGTTGAATCAAGCAACCACGACTTTATCACGGATATTCCAGTGAGAGATCATATGTATCAAGGACAAACACCCCAAAGTTTTAATATGAAAAAAGTTTATAATCATTATCAAAACTTGACTACTGAAAAGAAACAAATTTTAACAGATGCTTGTAAGATTTGTTTACTTGCTGGTGATCATGTGAAGCTTGTTAAGGGTGAAATATTCAATATTAAGATTACGACACCTTATGACTTAAAAGTGGCTAATGCGATTATTCAGGAGCGGATAGCCAATGATTAATCAAGTATATAGACTTGTGTCAGAAAGACAGTTTGAAGTTGCCAATGTGGATGAAAATTTGACGGAAGATGTAGTGGTTGTTAGACCAACTCATCTATCTATTTGTGCGGCGGATCAACGCTACTATACAGGTTCTAGAGGGAAAGAAATGCTATCAAAAAAACTCCCAATGGCACTGATTCATGAAGGTGTTGGTGAAGTAGTTTATGATGCAACAAAAGAATTTAAACCAGGAACTAAAGTAGTTATGATTCCAAATACACCATTCGAGAATGATCCTGTCGTTGCTGAAAATTATTTGCAATCAAGTAAATTCCGTTCTAGTGGTTACGATGGATTAATGCAAGACTATGTATTCATGCGAAGAGATCGGGTAGTTGCATTACCAGATGATATTAATATGAAAGTTGCTGCATTTTCTGAACTAATTTCCGTTGCCGTGCACGCAATTTTACGATTTGAGGAGAAAAGTAATGCAAATCGTGAAACTTTTGGGGTATGGGGAGATGGAAACTTAGGATTTATCACTTCTTTACTGTTGAAAAATTGGTATCCTGAAAGTAAAGTATACATTTTTGGGAAAACTCCGTACAAATTAGACTTCTTTTCTTTTGTAGATGGTGCTTATGCAATTGATGATGTACCAGCTGATTTAGTGATTGATCAAGCATTTGAATGTGCTGGTGGAATGGGTAGTCAGTATGCAGTGAGTCAAATTATAGATGTTATTAAACCAGAAGGAACGATTTCTCTTCTAGGTGTATCTGAGTATCCGATTGAATTCAATTCACGTATGGTTCTTGAAAAAGGGCTTACTGTTTATGGAAGTAGCCGTAGCGGTCGCGTTGATTTTGAAAAAACAGTAGAATTTCTTTCAACAAACAAACGTGGTGTAGAATACTTACAAAATCTTGTCGGTGAAGTTCATAAAGTTCACTCTATTCAAGATGTAATCGAAACATTCGAAGCTGATTTACGCAGTCCTTGGGGCAAAAGCGTAATGGAGTGGAAAATATAATAAAAATATTGGGGAGTTTAGACCATAAGCTTATGAAATTGTTTGCTAAAGTTTGTTTAGGAAGCAAGTCGAATTAAAATGTTCGATAATCATTTGTTTTTATCTAAACTTCCCAGCTTTTATATGGAGAGGAAAAAGAATGAAATTTGCAATTATAATTCCTTTTTACAATGCTGAAAAAAGACTTAGTTTGTCTATAGATAGTATAATTAAGCAGTCTTACGGCTTTTTGGAGCATGTAGAGTTACTGCTTATTAATGATGGAAGTACCGACGATAGTGGAATAATTGCAGCAAAATATGCTGATAAATATCCGAGCAATATTAGATATATTGAAGTCCCAAATGGCGGTCCATCGAAAGCACGAAATATTGGTATACATAATGTAAGAAAAGACACAGATTTTATCGGATTTTTAGATGCAGATGATCTTTTAACTAACAACACGTTAGCAAGTATGGCTGCTTTTTTAGATGAAAATCAAGTTAATATGCTAGTTCCTGCATTTTATTATTTGGATGATTTTGGAAAAAAAGAAAAAATTTCTGCGCACAAATTAAACAATCGATTTGATCAAGGAAATAGAGTAATCCATATTGAAAAAGAACCTCAAGCAATTCATTTTTATATTGGGGGGACTTTTCTGCGTTATGAGCATTTAAAAAATTTTTCATTTGATGAATCGCTTCGCTTTGCAGAAGATCAATTGTTAATTACGCAGTTTTTACTTGAAAGTAAATCTTATGGCGTTATTGCTGATGCTGGTTATTATTATTACCGTGATTTAAAACAAAAAGGTTCTTTAGTGAGTTCAGCTTGGAAGCAACCAGATAGATACATCCCATTTCTCCAAAATGTGTATCAAGTTTATTTAACACGTTCTAAAGAGCTTTTTGGTGAGGTCATTCCATATGTTCAATATTTAATTGCTTATCATGCAAAATTATTTTTTTATAAAGAAAATAGCTATTTTAAAGAAGTATTAAACGAAGAAGAACAAGAAATCTTTGTACGAGAATTGCAAAAAATACTACAAGAAGTAGAAAAAGAAACTATTCTAAAACTCGATACACCACTTGTTGTAAAAGAAATGATACTTTCTATTTTAAGATATGGCTGGCCTATTCAATTTGAAGCGGCAAACATCCAGGAAGTTCCAGTTACTACAGTGAAAGAAAATTATCGGATAGGGAAAGCTGTTTTCATTGAATTGTATTTAGAAGAAGCAAGACTCAATTTACCGGATGAGGGTCGTTTTATCGCTCACACTAGATTTCGTGGGCTACCTACTAAAATAATAAAAAGACAAGTAGACCAAAAAATGTGGGATGTAATTGTTAGAAAACAAGGCACAATCGAAAAAGCAATCTTTAAGCTAAAACCTTATCAAAATAAAGTAAGC comes from the Listeria welshimeri serovar 6b str. SLCC5334 genome and includes:
- a CDS encoding GW domain-containing glycosaminoglycan-binding protein translates to MINKKWMKIVMIPMLVVPMYGVTTLGSQLQDSLTGKNSFVKDVEAATTEQQTFINKLAPAAQASQEKYKLLSSITLAQGILESNWGKSGLATKGNNLFGIKGKYNNQSVIMQTSEYVNGQWIKVDAEFRKYPSWNESVTDHTLLLVNGTSWNRDLYKKVVNATDYKVAANELQKAGYATDPNYASSLIRVIETYDLAKYDVLYDKILTQKSISEKATVTNPTGNGIWSLPYKVKGVASVGPASGYANKDIDLISVATTKRGTYYQFKYNGKVIGWLDGKALTIYDKVNYDKSYVGRAKISSPTSNGIWSKPYNIYGREFVANATTYAQQEIKLLREAQTAKGTYYQFSINNKIIGWIDKRALTIYPYDSIISSKNVNLAGQITNPTGNGIWSKAYKLEGTTSVAPASKYANQDVNINQQIETQHGSYYNISINGKNIGWLDQKALTLYDVEEYNKAVSFDGTIKNVKSNTIWTKPYRTVGTKSVGPAEAYLNKDVQIIREAKTPKGTYYQFKSAGKVIGWLDQKAFEIYDNILYNKVVNMEAVVENVTGNAVWSAPYKSKGVQGITTANTYKDKTVKLTREAQTSRGTYYEFSYNGKVIGWLDKKAFKFYNTLEYDEVYNRDAIITNVTGNTVWTLPYQIYGTKAVNPAATYKNQQARITRKAKTERGIYYQFSINGKNIGWLDEKAFDVYDEIEYNKNIKLTGILSNASGNAIWSEPYRVIGTKNVGQATSYANKTVQLVKEAKTTRSTYYQMSINGKVIGWVDKRAFTNVK
- a CDS encoding glycosyltransferase family 2 protein is translated as MEKPFLTIVVPCYNEEAVLGETVIQLTKILDTLVDKAEISEKSKIMFVDDGSKDKTWELIDGFTKELKYITGLKLSRNYGHQGALLAGLTSAYEASDCVISIDADLQDDVNAIIPFVEKFNQGYEVVYGVRDKRDTDTFFKRNTALGFYKVMEKLGVKMVPNHADYRLLSKRALGEFLKYKEENMFIRGIIPLLGFKSTKVYYNRNERFAGESKYPLKKMLMFAVDGITSFSITPIRFLLTIGVLMFIIGVGLGIYAIVQKILGEVVIGWTSLMVSLWLIGGIQLIAIGVLGEYIGKIFKEVKARPRFTIEDNLFEEKYKAENLK
- a CDS encoding glycosyltransferase family 39 protein, coding for MKKNLGFVFYGVFIFIFGYLLVRSIINPLNVDYSNFFILLLFSITILFIMLAFFQLFSRLNRRSDILVTAILIITLVSIQVYLMFALQMDAFADSFGIKGQAVQMLQNGGMFTGDSYFLVYPNNVLTTIIRYGLYNFGAGIGITNTYLLECGFVILCMNITFFTLFYIIRKEVGIKYSNIYLLIILFCVPFYGYLSYFYSDTLVLPFAALILLFYYFYTKNNKWFYFIIIGVLFAIGYHIKPNLIIMLPAIIIHLCFIRNWRKTLLNSAIILIVFAGVNTLYNPLTERYGFERDNSLEFPQSHWVMMGLKGPAGRYNSSEFLYTKQFDTKEKKQEANKKIIKERITSYGPVKLLKLYNMKMLSTWTDGTRAYSWYVNSAKEYPAAYDFLFGDKKVFADAFSQIFHIINLILIILGALRFYKKQEFDLSFLINITLIGVWLFHLLWEANQRYILFVTPLMIMSAMYGFKFLVELLYTKDKIPVIKQTTRKPFLIVCFVVFILSIVTIIYGVKPIAVDKQNTNHYLVNQSYAYLQVPVDSKNAVSQTFKADEKFNNVGIYVLKAPNKNNKYKIRITNKDENKIISEKVYSSSSFKSGKYFPIEVNEKPKKNTEYSIQILATNGNKGEALMLGKYQQKGFDLYSDGAMYINGKNQVNEDIGFVVSENTKSPLIPWYSYSLIIIIFVGVLSLSFLTFKQRND
- the galU gene encoding UTP--glucose-1-phosphate uridylyltransferase GalU, with product MRVKKAVIPAAGLGTRFLPATKAMPKEILPIVDKPTIQYIVEEAVESGIEDILIVTGKGKRAIEDHFDSVPELELNLREKNKLELLHLIEETTNINLHFIRQSKPKGLGDAILQARGFVGNEPFIVMLGDDIVQAKTPCAKQLIDQYEKTHSSIIGVQTVPHEETYRYGIIDPIDEYSKNLYNVNGFVEKPDPSAAPSDLAILGRYLLTPQIFDFLETQKPGAGGEIQLTDAINSLNEIQRVFAYDFEGERFDVGDKFGFIKTTMQFALKHPEIKDDVAKLVDQLYAEIHSKDKK
- a CDS encoding CDP-glycerol glycerophosphotransferase family protein, with product MLYEIIKESKIAEPKISVIVPVYNVISYIDETINSLLSQTLKEIEIILVDDGSSDGSFERIIDYGERHDNICVAKEPNAGPGMARNNGLSIAKGKYISFVDSDDILPERALEIMYEAAEKEQVGVVTGISVSFNNSRSWFIGGHFKKGVFKKGRKSLLQNPEMLYTLGPCNKLYRRDMVQDIRFPNSIKVAEDHPFVIEAYLKSENIYTVDEIIYNYRAREDEGDISLSQIVTSDPYVSFKDIIASIKLSDALLKQYVTNPIALQKIRIDYYDRIISTDIWPAYKGILLSGSAETQIKMFDAFRELLDSMDFHLYNNLGVFQRLLTFETINRYTFIKEKARSSYLRAVRLAYEKLDPGSLNKLLSSEFPKEVRAGEKAAKRNSIKPIYNRLVTRKIGSTIKLGYEKVIAENWKKLSGVARNFYARRISFPFYKLAKKERKIVFLTNKHDVLADSFKAVYDEVILQKPDYKVVGYLKQPKRSILELLKMYKDIATAEYIFLDDYYRQIYGLTLRKDTEVIQLWHAAGAFKKFGFSSIGYADSNTESFERDAHKNYSKVVVSSSEIVPFYAEAFGVDEKNVLPLGVPRTDRFFNEEYKTYIKTVFEGKYPALKNKKIITYAPTFRGGPGERQQFIMNLNIRRLAEQLGDEYALILKMHPSVVRGVGIPFDLQEFAFNMSGEDINDVLINTDILITDYSSVVFDFSIMEKPILFYAYDLENYLGERNFYYNFEEFVPGPIVRTNEEVISAIKSNDFDLHKVRTFKERFFDDLDGHSAERIVKELIK